From the Fusarium musae strain F31 chromosome 11, whole genome shotgun sequence genome, one window contains:
- a CDS encoding hypothetical protein (CAZy:GH13) produces the protein MKFSLLATIVASISPLARAADANAWKSRNIYFALTDRVARSADDNGGSACGNLGNYCGGTFKGLESKLDYIKGMGFDAIWITPVVDNTDGGYHGYWAKDLYAVNSKYGTADDLKSLVKSAHDKNMYVMCDVVANHMGKGISDHKPSPLNEQSSYHTPCDIDYSNQSSIEQCEIAGLPNLNTGSDTVKKVLYDWIKWLVSEYTFDGIRIDTVKHVEKPFWPGFQDAAGVYAIGEVWDGGPDYLAGYAQVMPGLLNYAMYYPMNRFYQQKGDPSDVVAMHDEISNKFPDPTILGTFIDNHDNPRWLSQKNDKALLKNALAYVILARGIPIVYYGTEQGYAGGNDPANREDLWRSSFSTDADLYQHISRLSKARTAVGGLGGNDHKHLYSQDSAYAWSRADGDLIVLTLNRGQGYSGQYCFNTGKNNKTWDKVFGSGTVTSDGNGQVCVSYTNGEPEVLVASS, from the exons ATGAAGTTCTCTCTTCTTGCGACCATCGTCGCTAGCATTAGTCCGCTTGCACGCGCAGCAGATGCAAACGCTTGGAAGTCGCGAAATATTTACTTCGCACTTACTGATCGTGTTGCGCGGAGTGCTGATGATAATGGCGGTAGTGCATGCGGAAACCTCGGGAATTACTGTGGTGGAACTTTTAAGGGCTTAGAGTCAAAGCTTGATTATATCAAGGGCATGGGATTTGATGCTATTTGGATTACTCCTGTTGTTGACA ATACTGATGGCGGATATCATGGATACTGGGCTAAGGATCTGTATGCGGTCAACTCTAAGTACGGTACAGCAGATGACTTGAAGAGTCTTGTCAAATCTGCCCATGACAAG AACATGTACGTCATGTGCGACGTCGTCGCAAACCACATGGGCAAAGGCATCTCAGACCACAAACCCTCCCCCCTCAACGAACAAAGCTCATACCACACGCCCTGCGACATCGACTACAGCAACCAGAGCAGCATAGAGCAGTGCGAAATCGCCGGTCTTCCCAACCTCAACACCGGCAGCGACACCGTCAAGAAAGTCCTCTACGACTGGATCAAGTGGCTTGTCTCCGAGTACACCTTCGACGGTATCCGCATCGATACAGTCAAACATGTCGAAAAGCCGTTCTGGCCTGGTTTCCAAGATGCAGCTGGTGTTTACGCCATCGGTGAGGTCTGGGATGGAGGACCTGATTACCTCGCTGGTTATGCACAGGTCATGCCTGGTCTTTTGAACTATGCTATGTATTACCCCATGAACCGGTTCTACCAACAAAAGGGTGATCCTTCAGATGTTGTCGCCATGCACGATGAGATCAGCAACAAATTCCCTGATCCCACTATCCTCGGAACATTCATCGACAACCACGATAACCCCCGTTGGCTAAGCCAGAAGAACGACAAAGCACTGCTTAAAAACGCCCTCGCATACGTCATACTCGCTCGAGGCATTCCCATCGTCTACTACGGAACAGAGCAAGGTTACGCTGGAGGCAATGATCCTGCTAACCGTGAGGACCTCTGGCGAAGCAGCTTCAGCACCGACGCGGATCTCTACCAACACATCTCACGTCTCTCCAAGGCTCGCACAGCGGTCGGTGGTCTTGGTGGAAATGATCACAAGCATCTCTACTCGCAGGACAGCGCGTATGCTTGGAGTCGTGCTGATGGCGATCTCATTGTTCTTACTTTGAACCGCGGACAGGGGTACTCGGGGCAATACTGCTTTAACACTGGAAAGAACAACAAGACCTGGGACAAAGTCTTTGGAAGTGGAACTGTTACCTCTGATGGCAATGGTCAGGTTTGTGTTAGCTACACTAACGGCGAGCCCGAAGTCTTGGTTGCGTCTAGCTAG
- a CDS encoding hypothetical protein (MEROPS:MER0000432), translating to MSFLPFSAPPWPVPASANLTPSTISVPESEIERLKTLLKLSPIPNANIWNSREDGAFGLPRDTLTELVEYWANGYDWKKWEATLNSIPQFDITVTDDDSKDYKISFLALFSKNPDAVPILFLHSWPGSVVEYLPILQKLKSEYDSESLPYHIIVPHHIGFGFSDAPPLDKPFTHIDNACLMSKMMHSLGFDKTGYVTQGGDLGGWTAPFIANIDPACKLVHMSMLNISPPPGENVEEGIKAGNYTPDEMAAFGRMADFQKKETAFIQLDGTKPATAGYIFGSNPIALLAWIGDKMHRWSDETPSKDLILTNIALYWFTGCYPTSIYLHLTVLEDHELMMNAWKSLKVPLGHSAFKKELVTAPERWIRETEQVKWYRMHDKGGHFAALEEPDALWRDVEDFIGAFWEK from the coding sequence ATGTCTTTCCTTCCCTTTAGCGCTCCGCCCTGGCCCGTCCCCGCGTCAGCAAATCTTACCCCATCCACTATTTCCGTTCCTGAAAGTGAGATTGAGCGGCTCAAGACACTTCTCAAGCTATCGCCCATTCCGAATGCGAATATTTGGAACTCACGTGAGGATGGCGCTTTTGGTCTTCCCAGAGATACTTTGACGGAGTTGGTTGAGTATTGGGCGAATGGTTATGATTGGAAGAAATGGGAGGCTACTCTCAATTCCATCCCGCAGTTCGACATCACTGTTACCGATGACGATTCGAAAGATTACAAGATCAGTTTCTTGGCTTTGTTCTCTAAGAACCCTGATGCGGTCCCCATCTTGTTCCTTCATAGCTGGCCAGGTTCTGTTGTTGAATACCTCCCCATCCTTCAGAAACTCAAATCTGAGTACGATTCTGAGTCTCTTCCCTATCACATCATCGTTCCTCACCATATCGGCTTCGGTTTCTCTGATGCACCGCCTCTCGATAAGCCATTCACCCATATCGACAATGCCTGTCTTATGTCCAAGATGATGCATTCCCTGGGCTTTGACAAGACGGGCTACGTGACCCAGGGAGGCGATCTCGGCGGCTGGACCGCACCTTTCATTGCAAATATTGATCCCGCATGCAAGCTCGTTCACATGAGCATGCTCAACATCTCACCCCCTCCTGGCGAGAACGTTGAAGAGGgcatcaaggctggcaatTATACCCCCGATGAAATGGCAGCGTTCGGCAGAATGGCAGACTTTcagaagaaagaaacagcCTTCATCCAACTCGACGGCACAAAGCCAGCTACAGCAGGCTACATCTTCGGTAGCAACCCTATCGCCCTCCTCGCCTGGATCGGCGATAAGATGCACCGCTGGTCAGACGAAACACCCTCCAAAGACCTCATCCTAACAAACATAGCGCTCTACTGGTTCACGGGCTGTTACCCTACCTCTATCTATCTTCACCTCACAGTTCTCGAAGACCATGAGCTCATGATGAATGCCTGGAAGAGTCTCAAGGTACCGCTTGGGCACTCGGCGTTTAAGAAGGAACTTGTTACGGCGCCGGAGAGATGGATTCGGGAGACGGAGCAGGTGAAGTGGTATAGAATGCATGACAAGGGTGGACACTTTGCTGCGCTTGAGGAGCCGGATGCTCTTTGGAGGGACGTGGAGGATTTCATTGGGGCGTTTTGGGAGAAGTGA
- a CDS encoding hypothetical protein (CAZy:GH54~CAZy:CBM42) — protein MLLQSVFALGLATTARLVSAGPCDIYKSGGTPCIAAHSTTRALFDSYTGGLYQIKRASDGALTDIKPVSAGGVAASSAQDSFCSGTTCLITIIYDQSGRSNHLTQAPPGGFNGPDVNGYDNLAAADGAPVTLNGKKAYGVFISPGTGYRNNQVDGSATGDEPEGMYAVLDGTHYNGGCCFDYGNAETNSKDTGNGHMEAIYFGDNTVWGSGSGSGPWIMADLENGLFSGQGAKQNTANPSISNRFTSAVVKGKPGTWAIRGGNAASGSLSTFYSGARPDGGYNPMRKEGAIILGIGGDNSNGAQGTFYEGVMTSGYPSDATENSVQANIVAAKYATTSLTSGTALSVGSSVTLKVTTSGYTDRVLAHSSSNVNTQVISSSSSSALKKSASWTVRTGLANSGCVSFESNDTPGSYIRHSGFQLYVNKSDGSKIFNEGATFCPQKGMSGSGSSFRSWSYPTRYIRHYNNVGYAASNGGVHDFDAASSFVNDVSFVVATGFA, from the coding sequence ATGCTTCTCCAAAGCGTCTTCGCTCTTGGTCTCGCCACCACCGCCCGTCTTGTCTCAGCAGGACCATGCGACATCTACAAGTCCGGCGGAACACCCTGTATCGCCGCTCATAGCACTACCCGCGCCCTCTTTGACAGCTACACCGGCGGACTCTACCAGATCAAGCGTGCCTCAGACGGTGCCCTCACCGACATCAAGCCTGTCTCCGCAGGCGGTGTCGCAGCCTCCTCTGCCCAAGACTCCTTCTGCAGCGGTACTACCTGTCTCATCACTATCATCTATGATCAGTCTGGTCGAAGCAACCATTTGACCCAGGCTCCTCCTGGTGGTTTCAATGGCCCTGATGTGAATGGCTATGATAACCTTGCCGCTGCTGATGGTGCACCTGTTACGCTGAACGGCAAGAAGGCCTACGGAGTGTTCATCTCCCCTGGCACCGGCTATCGTAACAACCAAGTTGACGGTTCCGCCACTGGCGATGAACCCGAGGGCATGTATGCTGTTCTTGACGGAACGCATTATAACGGTGGTTGCTGCTTCGACTACGGCAATGCGGAGACCAACAGCAAAGACACTGGTAACGGACACATGGAAGCTATCTACTTCGGCGACAACACCGTCTGGGGCTCTGGTTCCGGCAGCGGCCCATGGATCATGGCTGATCTTGAAAACGGCCTCTTCTCTGGCCAGGGCGCCAAGCAAAACACTGCCAACCCAAGCATCTCCAACCGTTTCACCAGCGCTGTCGTCAAGGGCAAGCCCGGTACGTGGGCCATTCGCGGTGGAAACGCCGCCTCGGGTTCACTATCGACTTTCTACAGCGGTGCGCGCCCTGATGGTGGCTACAACCCCATGAGAAAAGAGGGAGCAATCATTCTCGGCATTGGCGGTGATAACAGCAATGGAGCTCAGGGAACTTTCTACGAAGGAGTCATGACTAGCGGATACCCTTCTGATGCAACCGAGAACTCCGTGCAGGCCAACATCGTCGCGGCCAAATACGCCACCACATCTCTGACAAGCGGAACAGCCCTCAGCGTCGGATCATCCGTCACCCTCAAAGTCACCACCTCCGGCTACACAGACCGCGTCCTCGCACACAGTTCCTCCAACGTCAATACCCAAGTgatctccagctccagctccagcgcccTCAAGAAGTCAGCGAGTTGGACCGTCCGCACCGGTCTCGCCAACAGCGGCTGTGTGTCGTTCGAGTCTAACGATACCCCTGGTAGTTACATTCGACACTCTGGCTTCCAGCTGTACGTTAACAAGAGCGACGGGAGCAAGATCTTTAATGAGGGTGCTACGTTCTGCCCCCAGAAGGGTATGAGCGGATCGGGAAGTTCGTTCCGATCATGGAGCTATCCGACTAGGTACATTCGACACTACAACAACGTTGGGTATGCTGCTTCGAATGGCGGTGTTCATGACTTTGATGCTGCCAGCAGCTTTGTCAATGATGTTAGCTTTGTTGTTGCCACTGGCTTTGCTTGA
- a CDS encoding hypothetical protein (CAZy:CE10~MEROPS:MER0042911), with protein sequence MADHTFWQYIRLKAIVAFIRLVNYIFTRPHFKPSTTCNRKLIRIASRDLNRFINAWIYYPNNYTDAKKYGLVINWHGGAYTLPNLGMDHQFCEKIAAENNLLVLDADYRKAPEHPLPGAVEDAEDTLRWVESQAQMFDLDRVALSGFSSGGNLALVSSSELRREFKMNIRAVYAFYPGVDLSIPPEEKTIPKPIRPLPVSFQHLLADAYVPRIEDRKSPKVSPMYAEGTSFPKYVMLVACSGDIFTPEIEIFGKKLERAGRDVEIVRVEGAHGCDKTTNPKTFRPEARDFAYAKVVQSLHSIMQ encoded by the coding sequence ATGGCAGACCATACATTCTGGCAGTACATCCGCCTCAAAGCAATCGTTGCTTTCATCCGTCTCGTAAACTACATCTTCACACGTCCTCACTTCAAGCCCTCAACAACATGCAACCGCAAACTCATCCGCATTGCCTCCCGCGACCTCAACCGCTTCATCAATGCTTGGATTTACTACCCAAACAATTACACCGACGCTAAAAAGTATGGTCTTGTGATCAATTGGCACGGCGGTGCTTATACTCTCCCGAATCTGGGCATGGACCACCAATTCTGCGAGAAAATAGCCGCAGAGAACAATCTGCTTGTTCTTGACGCCGATTACCGAAAAGCACCCGAGCACCCTCTTCCTGGAGCTGTTGAAGACGCTGAAGATACTCTTAGATGGGTTGAGAGCCAGGCGCAAATGTTTGATCTTGACAGAGTTGCCTTGTCGGGTTTCAGCTCTGGAGGTAATCTAGCGCTCGTTTCATCATCTGAACTAAGGCGTGAGTTCAAGATGAACATCAGGGCTGTATACGCTTTCTACCCAGGCGTTGACTTATCCATTCCGCCCGAGGAGAAAACAATTCCGAAACCCATCCGACCTCTTCCCGTGTCTTTCCAGCATCTTCTCGCTGACGCGTACGTACCGCGTATTGAGGACCGCAAGTCGCCCAAAGTATCGCCCATGTACGCCGAGGGAACCTCCTTTCCAAAGTATGTTATGCTTGTTGCATGTTCTGGAGATATTTTCACGCCCGAGATCGAAATTTTTGGAAAGAAGTTGGAGCGGGCTGGTCGTGATGTCGAGATCGTCAGGGTCGAAGGGGCTCATGGATGCGATAAGACTACGAACCCAAAGACATTCAGGCCTGAGGCGAGAGATTTCGCGTATGCTAAGGTGGTCCAAAGCTTACACAGTATTATGCAATAA